A genomic segment from Actinomadura hallensis encodes:
- a CDS encoding Na(+)/H(+) antiporter subunit D — translation MTINPALLLIAGATPIPLLRGRARAAWTVLLPLAALAALWTLPEGVHGGFEMLGLTLEPLRVDALARVFATAFLAAALISLVYALHSRDAVQQAVIPVYAASAVGGALAGDLITLFVFWELAGLSSVFLIWARRTERAYRAGMRYLVAQIVSGLLMLAGIVLHVHSGAGLEFGHLGADGAGGLLILLGVGIKCAFPVLHVWLTDTYPEATIVGTVALSAFTTKFAVYVLARGYAGTEALVWVGAVMACFPIFYALLENDLRRVLAYSMVNQLGFMVAAVGVGGALGVNGAAAHAFADILFKGLLFMSIGAVLLRTGTAKASELGGLHRSMPQTTALCVVGAASISAVPLFSGFATKSLVLEGVAADHRTAAWLLLLLAAAAVPLYTGIRVPYLAFFARDRGHRVAEAPLTMRIAMALAAAGSILIGVAPGLLYGLLPYETDYTAYTVPHVVNQAQLLLLSSLAFAVLLRTGLYPRALPSVNLDADVLYRRLLPRLWRTGVRTAARLRDAAAPLRRRAAGVAATAARPVQARGRLGAAWSTDVMVLWVALLLGLVLLLSLL, via the coding sequence ATGACGATTAACCCGGCGCTGCTGCTCATCGCCGGAGCGACGCCGATCCCGCTGCTGCGGGGCCGGGCCCGCGCCGCGTGGACGGTCCTGCTCCCGCTCGCCGCCCTCGCGGCGCTGTGGACGCTGCCCGAAGGCGTCCACGGCGGCTTCGAGATGCTCGGCCTCACGCTCGAACCGCTCCGGGTGGACGCCCTCGCGCGCGTCTTCGCGACGGCCTTCCTCGCCGCCGCGCTCATCTCCCTGGTCTACGCCCTGCATTCGCGGGACGCGGTGCAGCAGGCCGTCATCCCCGTCTACGCCGCGTCCGCGGTGGGCGGCGCGCTCGCCGGGGACCTCATCACGCTGTTCGTGTTCTGGGAGCTGGCCGGGCTGTCGTCGGTGTTCCTGATCTGGGCGCGGCGCACCGAGCGGGCGTACCGGGCGGGGATGCGCTACCTCGTCGCGCAGATCGTCTCGGGGCTGCTGATGCTGGCCGGGATCGTGCTGCACGTCCATTCCGGGGCCGGCCTGGAGTTCGGGCACCTCGGCGCGGACGGGGCGGGCGGCCTGCTCATCCTGCTCGGCGTGGGGATCAAGTGCGCGTTCCCCGTCCTGCACGTCTGGCTCACCGACACCTACCCGGAGGCCACGATCGTCGGGACGGTGGCGCTGTCGGCGTTCACCACCAAGTTCGCCGTGTACGTCCTCGCGCGCGGCTACGCCGGCACCGAGGCGCTGGTGTGGGTCGGCGCGGTCATGGCCTGCTTCCCGATCTTCTACGCGCTGCTGGAGAACGACCTGCGCCGGGTCCTCGCCTACAGCATGGTCAACCAGCTCGGCTTCATGGTCGCCGCGGTCGGCGTCGGCGGGGCCCTCGGCGTCAACGGCGCCGCCGCCCACGCGTTCGCCGACATCCTGTTCAAGGGCCTGCTGTTCATGAGCATCGGCGCCGTGCTCCTGCGCACGGGGACGGCCAAGGCGTCGGAGCTGGGCGGGCTCCACCGGTCGATGCCGCAGACGACGGCGCTGTGCGTCGTGGGGGCCGCGTCCATCTCCGCCGTCCCGCTGTTCTCCGGCTTCGCCACCAAGTCGCTCGTCCTGGAGGGCGTCGCCGCGGACCACCGCACGGCCGCGTGGCTCCTGCTGCTCCTCGCCGCGGCCGCCGTCCCGCTCTACACCGGCATCAGGGTCCCCTACCTCGCCTTCTTCGCCCGCGACCGGGGACACCGCGTCGCCGAGGCCCCCCTGACCATGCGGATCGCCATGGCGCTCGCCGCCGCCGGCTCGATCCTCATCGGCGTCGCGCCGGGCCTCCTCTACGGGCTGCTGCCGTACGAGACGGACTACACCGCCTACACGGTCCCGCACGTCGTCAACCAGGCGCAGCTCCTGCTGCTCTCCTCGCTGGCGTTCGCCGTCCTGCTGCGGACCGGCCTGTACCCGCGGGCACTGCCCTCGGTGAACCTCGACGCCGACGTGCTCTACCGCCGCCTCCTGCCGCGCCTGTGGCGCACGGGCGTCCGCACCGCGGCCCGCCTCCGCGACGCCGCCGCCCCGCTCCGGCGCCGCGCGGCCGGGGTCGCCGCGACCGCCGCCCGTCCCGTCCAGGCG
- a CDS encoding proton-conducting transporter membrane subunit → MSVQAVGWLSPDNALVLPVTVAVPLLGGLAVLAFRRRPDLREAASLVAGVATAALVLSLWPAASDGPTFRLWDWLPGIALVFALEPLGLLFATVAGVLWPVTTLYAIGYMRGNRERHQTRFYAFFALSITAALWIAFSGNLVTLFIGYEVLTLATWPLVAHAGDEKAKRAGRVYLALLLTTSIGLLFPALVWTAVLAGTTDFAPGGILGGKAGTATLTVLFALYLFGIGKAGLFPFHRWLPGAMVAPTPVSALLHAVAVVKAGVFTVLKVAIYVFGLGTLDLTGAAEPMTWVAAVTLLGAGLVAATRDDLKERLAYSTVSQLAYIVLAAALANDIAAAGGALHIVNHAAAKITLFFCAGAIYTAANLTRVSRLDGLGRAMPWTFGAFLVASVSVIGLPPLGGTWSKWLLLLGAADAGQTVMLAVLLAGTLLSLAYLMPIPVRAFFRPPAEPGAHREAHWTLVLPLVLTAVACVALFAGADAVIAPLNEVLESP, encoded by the coding sequence ATGAGCGTCCAGGCCGTGGGCTGGCTGTCCCCCGACAACGCGCTGGTCCTGCCGGTCACCGTCGCGGTGCCGCTGCTGGGCGGTCTCGCGGTGCTCGCGTTCCGGCGGCGCCCCGACCTGCGGGAGGCCGCGTCGCTGGTCGCGGGCGTCGCGACCGCCGCGCTCGTCCTCTCGCTGTGGCCGGCCGCGAGCGACGGACCGACCTTCCGGCTGTGGGACTGGCTGCCGGGCATCGCGCTCGTGTTCGCGCTCGAACCGCTCGGCCTGCTGTTCGCGACCGTCGCCGGCGTGCTGTGGCCGGTGACGACGCTGTACGCGATCGGCTACATGCGCGGCAACCGGGAACGCCACCAGACCCGCTTCTACGCCTTCTTCGCACTGTCCATCACGGCGGCGCTGTGGATCGCGTTCTCCGGCAACCTCGTGACGCTGTTCATCGGCTACGAGGTCCTGACCCTCGCCACCTGGCCGCTGGTCGCCCACGCGGGCGACGAGAAGGCGAAGCGCGCCGGGCGCGTGTACCTCGCGCTGCTGCTGACCACCTCGATCGGGCTGCTGTTCCCCGCGCTGGTCTGGACGGCCGTCCTCGCCGGGACCACCGACTTCGCGCCCGGCGGCATCCTCGGCGGCAAGGCGGGGACGGCCACCCTGACCGTGCTGTTCGCGCTGTACCTGTTCGGCATCGGCAAGGCCGGGCTGTTCCCCTTCCACCGCTGGCTGCCCGGGGCCATGGTGGCGCCGACACCGGTGTCGGCGCTGCTGCACGCCGTGGCCGTCGTGAAGGCGGGCGTCTTCACCGTGCTCAAGGTCGCGATCTACGTCTTCGGCCTCGGCACCCTCGACCTCACCGGCGCCGCCGAACCGATGACGTGGGTCGCCGCCGTCACGCTGCTCGGCGCCGGCCTCGTCGCCGCCACCCGCGACGACCTCAAGGAACGGCTCGCGTACTCGACGGTGAGCCAGCTCGCCTACATCGTCCTCGCGGCCGCCCTCGCGAACGACATCGCCGCCGCCGGGGGCGCGCTGCACATCGTCAACCACGCCGCCGCGAAGATCACCCTGTTCTTCTGCGCGGGCGCGATCTACACCGCGGCGAACCTGACCCGGGTCAGCCGGCTCGACGGGCTCGGCCGCGCCATGCCCTGGACGTTCGGGGCGTTCCTCGTCGCCTCGGTCTCCGTCATCGGGCTGCCGCCGCTGGGCGGCACCTGGAGCAAGTGGCTGCTGCTGCTCGGCGCCGCCGACGCCGGGCAGACCGTGATGCTCGCGGTGCTGCTGGCGGGGACGCTGCTGTCGCTGGCCTACCTCATGCCGATCCCGGTGAGGGCGTTCTTCCGTCCGCCCGCCGAGCCGGGCGCCCACCGCGAGGCGCACTGGACGCTGGTGCTGCCGCTCGTCCTCACCGCCGTGGCGTGCGTGGCCCTGTTCGCCGGAGCGGACGCGGTCATCGCGCCGCTCAACGAGGTCCTGGAGTCGCCGTGA
- a CDS encoding monovalent cation/H+ antiporter subunit D family protein, translating to MTAQLPALQVVVPLLCAPLCVLLRSRTVAWLLFLTAAVAALACSSVLAWHVADGEVFRYAMGGWDAPVGIEYVIDKANVPVLMLVAAIGVAAAVYGRASIAAEIEASRIPLFYACLCLNLTGLLGIAATGDAFNAFVFLEITSLSSYALVAMGRRRRALLAAFQYLIVGTIGATFVLIGIGLAYAVTGTLNMADLAQRLPDVYGNRALTAAVIFVVVGLAIKMALFPLHGWLPGAYAESPSAVSLFLAATNTKVAIYLLLRLAFGVFGAALVFGRMPITEVGLVLACVAMLVASAVACFQSDFKYLLAWSSIAQVGYIAAGLSLATADGVTAAYLHVVNHAIIKGALFAAAGAVMLRVGSTRLRAMAGIGRTMPWTFAAIVLAGFALVGVPPTAGFISKWVLAEALIADGQWAVLAVLLVSSLLSLVYVGRVIEAGWFRRPAEPATTEPATTEPATTEPAEPATGGTAAAGTATARRAPARPVTAERTPPAMAAATWALVLLSLVFGLAPEWPMSLAEGAAAVLVGAGG from the coding sequence ATGACCGCCCAGCTCCCCGCGCTTCAGGTCGTGGTCCCGCTGCTGTGCGCTCCGCTATGCGTGCTGCTGCGCTCCCGCACGGTCGCCTGGCTGCTGTTCCTGACCGCGGCCGTCGCGGCCCTGGCCTGCTCGTCCGTGCTCGCCTGGCACGTCGCGGACGGCGAGGTGTTCCGCTACGCGATGGGCGGCTGGGACGCGCCGGTCGGCATCGAGTACGTCATCGACAAGGCCAACGTCCCGGTGCTGATGCTGGTCGCGGCGATCGGGGTCGCGGCCGCCGTGTACGGCCGGGCGAGCATCGCGGCGGAGATCGAGGCGTCCCGGATCCCGCTGTTCTACGCCTGCCTCTGCCTGAACCTGACCGGGCTGCTCGGCATCGCGGCCACCGGCGACGCGTTCAACGCCTTCGTCTTCCTGGAGATCACGTCGCTGTCCTCGTACGCGCTGGTCGCGATGGGGCGGCGCAGGCGCGCCCTGCTCGCCGCGTTCCAGTACCTCATCGTGGGGACGATCGGCGCGACGTTCGTCCTCATCGGCATCGGCCTCGCCTACGCCGTGACCGGCACGCTCAACATGGCCGACCTCGCGCAGCGGCTCCCCGACGTCTACGGCAACCGCGCCCTGACCGCCGCCGTGATCTTCGTGGTCGTCGGGCTCGCCATCAAGATGGCGCTGTTCCCGCTGCACGGCTGGCTGCCCGGCGCCTACGCCGAGTCGCCGTCGGCGGTGTCGCTGTTCCTGGCGGCGACCAACACCAAGGTCGCGATCTACCTGCTGCTGCGCCTCGCGTTCGGCGTCTTCGGGGCGGCGCTGGTCTTCGGCCGGATGCCGATCACCGAGGTGGGGCTGGTGCTGGCCTGCGTCGCGATGCTCGTCGCGTCCGCCGTCGCCTGCTTCCAGTCCGACTTCAAGTACCTGCTCGCGTGGTCGAGCATCGCGCAGGTCGGGTACATCGCGGCCGGTCTCAGCCTCGCCACCGCGGACGGCGTCACGGCCGCGTACCTGCACGTCGTCAACCACGCGATCATCAAGGGCGCGCTGTTCGCGGCGGCGGGCGCGGTGATGCTGCGGGTCGGCTCGACGCGGCTCCGGGCGATGGCGGGGATCGGCCGGACGATGCCGTGGACGTTCGCCGCGATCGTCCTGGCGGGGTTCGCGCTGGTCGGCGTGCCGCCCACGGCCGGGTTCATCAGCAAGTGGGTGCTCGCGGAGGCGCTCATCGCGGACGGGCAGTGGGCGGTCCTGGCGGTGCTGCTGGTCAGCTCGCTGCTGTCGCTGGTCTACGTGGGGCGCGTCATCGAGGCGGGCTGGTTCCGCCGTCCCGCCGAACCCGCGACCACCGAACCCGCGACCACCGAGCCCGCGACCACCGAGCCCGCCGAACCCGCGACCGGCGGAACCGCCGCGGCCGGTACCGCGACGGCGAGGCGCGCGCCGGCCCGGCCGGTGACGGCCGAGCGGACTCCGCCGGCCATGGCGGCCGCGACCTGGGCGCTCGTCCTGCTGTCGCTGGTGTTCGGGCTCGCGCCCGAGTGGCCGATGAGCCTCGCCGAGGGGGCGGCGGCCGTGCTGGTGGGGGCCGGCGGATGA
- a CDS encoding cation:proton antiporter subunit C, which yields MSGVHYVYWCVFVLMVIGLYTVISHGNLVKKLIGLNLFQIGVFMFYIALGKVEGGRAPIVEEGVSTYSHPLPHVLILTAIVVGIATTSLGLALAIRIYEAYGTIEEDEAAAQDRAADQNEAAGRDGGVAS from the coding sequence ATGAGCGGTGTCCACTACGTCTACTGGTGCGTGTTCGTCCTGATGGTCATCGGCCTGTACACGGTGATCAGCCACGGGAACCTGGTGAAGAAGCTGATCGGGCTGAACCTGTTCCAGATCGGCGTGTTCATGTTCTACATCGCGCTCGGCAAGGTCGAGGGCGGCCGCGCGCCGATCGTCGAGGAGGGCGTCTCGACCTACTCCCACCCGCTGCCGCACGTGCTGATCCTCACCGCGATCGTCGTCGGCATCGCGACCACGTCGCTGGGGCTCGCGCTCGCGATCCGGATCTACGAGGCGTACGGCACGATCGAGGAGGACGAGGCCGCCGCACAGGACCGGGCCGCGGATCAGAACGAGGCCGCCGGGCGGGACGGCGGGGTGGCCTCATGA
- a CDS encoding DUF4040 domain-containing protein, which yields MSLLVLTNVSLFALLLATALAITRLRALYEATMLTALAGLLSASLFVALDALDVAITEAAVGTGISTVLFIAALRLTRSREAVTPRRRLWSGGAVAVLLGATLVYAAQDLPPFAEPDTPVQTHPVTEVYLEDSQEEIGVPNAVAAVLASYRGYDTLGELVVIFTAGVTVPLLMMRTRRRDEDRHDDREDGERGETGPDQDEKRHETARAVVMSEYRVLRVVSKVLMPFILLFACYILFHGDYGPGGGFQAGVIFAAGFVLYSLVFGIREVERVLPWPVMLGLVPVGVLLYAGLGFANLALGGSFLDYDTLVPGSPEQGQHYGILIIETGVGITVAAVLIAVYYSFAGRGARR from the coding sequence ATGTCCCTGCTGGTGCTGACGAACGTCTCCCTGTTCGCCCTCCTGCTGGCGACCGCGCTGGCGATCACGCGGCTGCGCGCGCTGTACGAGGCGACAATGCTGACCGCGCTGGCGGGCCTGCTGTCGGCGAGCCTCTTCGTGGCCCTGGACGCGCTGGACGTCGCCATCACCGAGGCGGCCGTCGGCACCGGGATCAGCACGGTGCTGTTCATCGCCGCGCTGCGGCTGACCCGGTCGCGCGAGGCGGTGACCCCGCGCCGCAGGCTGTGGTCGGGCGGCGCGGTGGCCGTCCTCCTCGGCGCGACGCTGGTGTACGCGGCGCAGGACCTCCCGCCGTTCGCGGAGCCGGACACCCCCGTGCAGACCCATCCGGTGACCGAGGTCTACCTGGAGGACTCGCAGGAGGAGATCGGCGTCCCGAACGCGGTCGCGGCCGTCCTGGCCAGCTACCGCGGCTACGACACGCTGGGCGAACTCGTCGTGATCTTCACGGCGGGCGTCACCGTCCCGCTGCTGATGATGCGCACCCGGCGGCGCGACGAGGACCGCCACGACGACCGCGAGGACGGGGAGCGCGGCGAAACCGGCCCTGACCAGGACGAGAAGAGGCACGAGACGGCGCGGGCCGTGGTCATGAGCGAGTACCGCGTGCTGCGCGTCGTCAGCAAGGTGCTGATGCCGTTCATCCTGCTGTTCGCCTGCTACATCCTGTTCCACGGCGACTACGGGCCGGGCGGCGGGTTCCAGGCCGGGGTGATCTTCGCGGCGGGGTTCGTCCTCTACAGCCTGGTGTTCGGCATCAGGGAGGTGGAACGCGTCCTGCCCTGGCCGGTGATGCTGGGACTGGTGCCGGTCGGCGTGCTGCTCTACGCCGGTCTCGGCTTCGCCAACCTCGCCCTGGGCGGTTCGTTCCTCGACTACGACACGCTCGTCCCCGGGAGCCCGGAGCAGGGCCAGCACTACGGCATCCTCATCATCGAGACGGGCGTGGGGATCACCGTGGCGGCCGTCCTGATCGCCGTGTACTACAGCTTCGCCGGACGCGGAGCGCGCCGATGA
- the mnhG gene encoding monovalent cation/H(+) antiporter subunit G produces the protein MSVSLLLDAVSAVLVSAGCVLAVSGGVGLLRFPDFYTRTHAGGLTDAAGGTLLLLGLLLQVDGWQNAVRLVLILLFMLVTSPTAAHALAQAARRDGERLPGEGLPGGGGVPAEGGGRG, from the coding sequence GTGAGCGTCTCCCTGCTCCTCGACGCGGTGAGCGCCGTGCTGGTGTCGGCCGGCTGCGTCCTCGCCGTCTCCGGGGGCGTCGGCCTGCTGCGCTTCCCGGACTTCTACACCCGCACCCACGCGGGCGGCCTCACCGACGCCGCCGGCGGAACCCTGCTGCTCCTGGGGCTGCTGCTCCAGGTGGACGGCTGGCAGAACGCGGTGCGCCTCGTGCTGATCCTGCTGTTCATGCTGGTGACGAGCCCGACCGCGGCGCACGCGCTCGCCCAGGCGGCCCGCCGGGACGGCGAGCGCCTCCCAGGTGAGGGCCTCCCGGGCGGGGGCGGCGTCCCGGCCGAGGGCGGGGGGCGCGGCTGA
- a CDS encoding monovalent cation/H+ antiporter complex subunit F, protein MMLVAAVAGLLVAMALTLVRAFLGPRLYNRVLAINVFGTKTVLLISVLGVISGRPYIFDIALLYALVNFVSTIAVLRLTHLAELLPASDEGSPR, encoded by the coding sequence ATGATGCTGGTCGCCGCCGTCGCCGGTCTCCTCGTCGCCATGGCGCTGACCCTCGTCCGGGCCTTCCTCGGGCCGCGGCTCTACAACCGCGTCCTGGCGATCAACGTGTTCGGGACGAAGACCGTCCTGCTCATCTCGGTGCTCGGGGTGATCTCGGGCCGGCCGTACATCTTCGACATCGCGCTGCTCTACGCGCTCGTCAACTTCGTGTCCACGATCGCCGTGCTGCGGCTGACGCATCTCGCCGAGCTGCTGCCCGCGTCGGACGAGGGGAGCCCGCGGTGA
- a CDS encoding Na+/H+ antiporter subunit E, producing MSAGKPVLARRRGTALVLAPLLAAFWLVMSGHLTWLHLTLGALSVALVIWVVWRMQVVDKESLPLRIVPRLPLYLLWLVGQIMLSALSVLRLVWSPRRRIRPAFGTVPAAGMSEVAKVVYANSITLTPGTLSVSFRGGDVEVHSLVEDDLADLPGSAMPRRVAGLERR from the coding sequence ATGTCAGCAGGGAAGCCCGTGCTCGCGCGGCGCCGCGGAACGGCGCTGGTCCTGGCGCCGCTGCTCGCGGCGTTCTGGCTGGTCATGTCCGGGCACCTCACGTGGCTGCACCTCACGCTCGGCGCGCTGTCCGTGGCGCTGGTCATCTGGGTGGTCTGGCGGATGCAGGTCGTCGACAAGGAGAGCCTGCCGCTGCGGATCGTCCCGCGCCTGCCGCTGTACCTGCTGTGGCTCGTCGGGCAGATCATGCTCTCCGCGCTGTCGGTGCTGCGGCTGGTGTGGTCGCCGCGACGCAGGATCCGTCCCGCGTTCGGCACCGTGCCCGCCGCCGGGATGTCCGAGGTCGCGAAGGTCGTCTACGCGAACTCCATCACCCTGACGCCGGGCACGCTGTCGGTGTCCTTCCGCGGCGGGGACGTCGAGGTCCACAGCCTCGTGGAGGACGACCTCGCCGACCTGCCCGGCAGCGCGATGCCGCGCCGGGTCGCGGGCCTGGAGAGGCGATGA
- a CDS encoding aldehyde dehydrogenase family protein, whose amino-acid sequence MTETMAPQMSAPERYGGLDVMPIAGTWRGGSAGRIGADLDPWSGDTLVEIPLADAEDVNEAYRLAHEAQPAWAAQPPAARAEVLRAAAAIFEARRSEIVDWVVRESGGTVAKGELEWGLVRSVLHEAASMAHHVEGRIMPSDVPGKESRVYRRPVGVVAVISPWNFPLQLSARSVAPALAVGNAVVLKPAGDTPVTGGLLLARIFEDAGLPPGVLNVLIGSGGEIGDALVAHPLARMVSFTGSTAVGEGIVRKAGIKKVALELGGNGPLVVLDDADLDRAVDAAVFGSFFHSGQICMIANRVIVDASVHDEFVERFVDRVGSLKVGDPSDEGTDIGPVINRSQLDGIQDKLARARDEGAEQLLGGDPSGPSGLALPPHVLLAGNDAATAREEVFGPVITIIRAAGEDDALRIANDTEYGLSSAVLTDDAQRGVRFALSVDAGMTHVNDSPVNDDANTAFGGEKASGIGRFGGHWAIEEFTTDHWITIQETQRPFPI is encoded by the coding sequence ATGACCGAGACCATGGCCCCGCAGATGAGCGCCCCCGAGCGTTACGGCGGCCTCGACGTGATGCCGATCGCCGGAACGTGGCGCGGGGGAAGCGCCGGCCGGATCGGGGCGGACCTGGATCCGTGGAGCGGCGACACCCTCGTGGAGATCCCGCTCGCCGACGCCGAGGACGTGAACGAGGCGTACCGCCTGGCCCACGAGGCGCAGCCCGCCTGGGCGGCGCAGCCGCCGGCCGCCCGCGCCGAGGTCCTGCGCGCCGCCGCGGCGATCTTCGAGGCGCGCCGGAGCGAGATCGTCGACTGGGTCGTCCGCGAGTCCGGCGGGACCGTCGCGAAGGGCGAGCTGGAGTGGGGCCTGGTGCGGTCGGTCCTGCACGAGGCCGCGTCGATGGCCCACCACGTCGAGGGGCGGATCATGCCGTCGGACGTCCCTGGCAAGGAGAGCCGCGTGTACCGGCGGCCGGTCGGCGTGGTGGCGGTGATCAGCCCGTGGAACTTCCCGCTGCAGCTGTCGGCCCGCTCCGTCGCCCCGGCGCTCGCGGTCGGCAACGCCGTCGTCCTCAAGCCGGCGGGCGACACGCCGGTCACCGGCGGGCTGCTCCTGGCGCGGATCTTCGAGGACGCGGGACTGCCGCCCGGCGTCCTCAACGTGCTGATCGGCTCCGGCGGCGAGATCGGCGACGCCCTCGTGGCGCACCCCCTGGCCCGGATGGTGTCGTTCACGGGCTCCACGGCCGTCGGCGAGGGCATCGTGCGGAAGGCGGGGATCAAGAAGGTCGCCCTCGAACTGGGCGGCAACGGCCCCCTCGTCGTCCTCGACGACGCCGACCTCGACCGCGCCGTGGACGCCGCGGTGTTCGGCTCGTTCTTCCACTCCGGCCAGATCTGCATGATCGCCAACCGGGTGATCGTGGACGCGTCCGTGCACGACGAGTTCGTCGAGCGCTTCGTCGACCGGGTCGGCTCCCTGAAGGTCGGCGACCCGTCCGACGAGGGGACCGACATCGGCCCGGTCATCAACCGGAGCCAGCTCGACGGCATCCAGGACAAGCTCGCACGAGCCCGCGACGAGGGCGCCGAGCAGCTGCTCGGCGGCGACCCGTCCGGCCCGTCCGGCCTGGCCCTGCCCCCGCACGTCCTGCTGGCCGGCAACGACGCGGCCACGGCCCGCGAGGAGGTCTTCGGCCCGGTGATCACCATCATCCGCGCCGCCGGCGAGGACGACGCGCTCCGCATCGCCAACGACACCGAGTACGGCCTGTCCAGCGCGGTCCTCACCGACGACGCCCAACGCGGCGTGCGCTTCGCCCTGAGCGTCGACGCGGGCATGACCCACGTCAACGACTCCCCGGTGAACGACGACGCCAACACGGCCTTCGGCGGCGAGAAAGCCTCCGGCATAGGCCGCTTCGGCGGCCACTGGGCCATCGAAGAATTCACCACCGACCACTGGATAACCATCCAGGAAACCCAAAGGCCCTTCCCCATCTGA
- a CDS encoding Uma2 family endonuclease, protein MPTVRLPVPSGDVWARTDYETLPDDLPVRVSLVHGNLVLNARRRPVHQRIARRLATCIEDAAPDAWQVDMDVDVLLDDDELEPSEIAPDIVVYSAEHDLYERPIPADLVALVVEVVSPSTKRKDRRIQPTLYAEAQIRHYWRVETDQTAPAFAIYTYELDDATGEYVATGVHHDRLTTTVPFDLDVELKTVREP, encoded by the coding sequence ATGCCCACGGTGAGACTGCCTGTGCCGTCCGGTGACGTGTGGGCACGCACGGACTACGAGACTCTGCCCGACGACCTCCCGGTACGGGTGAGCCTCGTCCATGGCAACCTCGTCCTGAACGCGAGGCGTCGCCCGGTTCACCAGCGCATCGCGCGGCGCTTGGCGACCTGCATCGAAGACGCCGCCCCCGACGCGTGGCAGGTCGACATGGACGTGGATGTTCTGCTCGACGACGACGAACTCGAGCCGAGCGAGATCGCCCCGGACATCGTCGTGTACTCCGCAGAGCACGACCTCTACGAGCGGCCTATTCCGGCTGACTTGGTGGCGCTTGTCGTCGAGGTCGTGTCGCCGTCCACCAAGCGCAAGGACCGGCGGATACAGCCGACTTTGTACGCGGAGGCGCAGATCCGGCACTACTGGCGGGTGGAGACCGACCAGACCGCCCCGGCGTTCGCGATCTACACCTATGAGCTGGACGATGCGACCGGCGAGTACGTGGCGACCGGCGTCCACCACGACAGGCTCACCACCACGGTCCCCTTCGACCTCGACGTCGAACTGAAGACCGTGCGCGAACCCTGA
- a CDS encoding IS110 family transposase, translating to MTPQDAAIIEVAGGVDTHSDTHTAAVIDQVGRVLGTEQFPADTAGYAALLDWMRSFGQLVGVGVEGTGAYGAGLARLLHRQEVLVIEVDRPDRKTRRFQGKSDPIDAVQAAKTALAGERTGVPEQRDGRIEALRNLRVARRSAVDQRADAQRRIKTLIVTAPDDLRERLRSLGVKDLIITCANLRPDRTGAASPATAVKIALRSLARRHQQLTAEIADLDELLEPLVAAINPGLVAANGVGTDVAGQLLVTTGDNHDRLRSEAAFAMLCGAAPIPASSGKTNRHRLNRGGDRQANKALYRVVICRLRWDPRTRAYMERRTKDGMSKKEIIRCLKRYVARELYQLITTPNDLELAA from the coding sequence ATTACACCCCAAGACGCGGCGATCATCGAGGTCGCCGGCGGAGTCGACACCCATTCCGACACCCACACCGCAGCGGTGATCGACCAGGTGGGGCGGGTGCTGGGCACCGAGCAGTTCCCCGCCGACACGGCCGGATACGCCGCGCTGCTGGACTGGATGCGCTCGTTCGGGCAGCTGGTGGGTGTCGGTGTCGAGGGGACGGGTGCCTACGGCGCCGGGCTGGCCCGGCTGCTGCACCGGCAAGAAGTCCTGGTGATCGAGGTCGACCGGCCCGACCGCAAGACCCGCCGGTTCCAGGGCAAGTCCGACCCGATCGACGCCGTCCAGGCCGCCAAGACCGCGCTGGCCGGGGAGCGGACCGGCGTCCCCGAACAGCGTGACGGACGGATCGAGGCGCTGCGGAACCTGCGGGTCGCCCGCCGCAGCGCGGTCGATCAGCGCGCCGACGCCCAGCGCCGGATCAAGACCCTCATCGTCACCGCCCCCGACGACCTGCGTGAGCGACTGCGCAGCCTCGGCGTCAAAGACCTGATCATCACCTGCGCGAACCTGCGGCCCGACCGGACCGGCGCAGCCTCACCGGCCACCGCCGTCAAGATCGCCCTGCGATCGCTGGCCCGCCGCCACCAGCAGCTGACCGCCGAGATCGCCGACCTGGACGAACTGCTCGAGCCGCTGGTGGCCGCCATCAACCCCGGCCTGGTCGCCGCCAACGGCGTCGGCACCGACGTCGCCGGCCAGCTGCTGGTCACCACCGGCGACAACCACGACCGGCTGCGTTCGGAGGCGGCGTTCGCGATGCTCTGCGGTGCCGCGCCGATCCCCGCCTCGTCCGGCAAGACCAACCGGCACCGCCTCAACCGCGGCGGCGACCGACAGGCCAACAAAGCGCTCTACCGGGTCGTCATCTGCCGCCTGCGCTGGGACCCCCGCACCCGCGCCTACATGGAACGACGCACCAAAGACGGCATGTCCAAGAAGGAGATCATCCGCTGCCTCAAACGCTACGTCGCCCGCGAGCTCTACCAGCTCATCACCACACCAAACGATCTTGAACTCGCCGCTTGA